The following are encoded together in the Coregonus clupeaformis isolate EN_2021a chromosome 24, ASM2061545v1, whole genome shotgun sequence genome:
- the LOC121538428 gene encoding dolichyl-diphosphooligosaccharide--protein glycosyltransferase 48 kDa subunit-like: protein MAKWTPDMQMNWCSSTLLLKKRTVSSMAQTKSRLLGNNFILFLMISSMMHMALADGKTLVLLDNLNIRDTHSIFFRSLADRGFDLSFKTADDPSLSLIKYGQFLYDHLIIFSPSVEDFGGNINVETITSFIDGGGNVLVAASSDIGDPLREIGSECGIEFDEEKTAVIDHHHYDVSDPGEHTLIVADPENLLKAPTIVGNPSDKPILFKGVGMVADPDNPLVLDILTGSSTSYSYFPDRPISQYPHAVGKNTLLIAGLQARNNARVVFSGSLHFFSDAFFNAAVQKATPGSQRYAQTGNMELAEALSRWVFKEAGVLRVGAVTHHPVGESAPPAAYTITDLVEYSVVIEMLSKGSWVPFDGEDIQLEFVRIDPFVRTYLKKNGDKYSVQFKLPDVYGVFQFKVDYNRLGYTHLYSSTQVSVRPLQHTQYERFIPSAFPYYASVFSMMGGLFVFSIVFLHMKEKEKSD, encoded by the exons ATGGCGAAGTGGACACCAGACATGCAAATGAATTGGTGCAGTTCTACGTTATTGTTAAAAAAACGGACAGTAAGCAGCATGGCTCAGACAAAATCCAGATTGTTGGGgaacaattttattttattcttgATGATATCGTCCATGATGCACATGGCATTGGCTGACGGAAAGACACTCGTTTTGTTGGACAACCTCAACATCAGAGACACCCATTCAATCTTCTTCCGCAGTCTGGCAG ATCGTGGCTTTGACCTTTCATTCAAGACTGCAGATGATCCTTCTCTTTCCCTGATCAAATATGGCCAATTTCTCTATGACCACCTCATCATCTTCTCCCCATCTGTGGAAG ACTTTGGTGGCAACATTAATGTTGAGACAATCACTTCCTTCATCGATGGTGGAGGCAATGTCCTGGTTGCTGCAAGCTCTGATATTG GTGACCCTCTGAGAGAGATAGGCAGTGAATGTGGGATTGAGTTTGATGAGGAGAAGACTGCTGTCATTGATCATCACCATTACGATGTGTCAGACCCCGGTGAG CATACCCTGATTGTTGCTGATCCAGAAAATCTTCTGAAGGCTCCCACTATTGTCGGGAACCCCAGTGACAAACCCATCCTCTTCAAGGGTGTTGG CATGGTGGCAGACCCAGATAACCCCCTGGTCCTGGACATTCTGACTGGCTCCTCCACCTCCTACTCCTACTTCCCTGACCGACCCATCTCTCAG TACCCCCATGCTGTTGGAAAGAACACTCTTCTGATCGCTGGGCTCCAGGCCAGGAACAACGCCCGAGTGGTATTCAGTGGCTCACTGCACTTTTTCAGCGATGCCTTCTTCAACGCCGCTGTTCAGAAGGCCACACCTGGCTCCCAGAG GTACGCTCAGACAGGGAACATGGAATTGGCCGAGGCTCTGTCCCGTTGGGTGTTCAAGGAAGCTGGTGTACTCCGGGTGGGAGCCGTTACACATCATCCTGTGGGGGAGAGCGCCCCTCCTGCAGCCTACACCATCACAGACCTTGTG GAGTACAGTGTTGTTATTGAGATGCTGTCTAAGGGCAGCTGGGTTCCCTTTGATGGGGAAGACATCCAGTTGGAGTTTGTGAGAATCGACCCCTTCGTCAGGACGTACCTCAAGAAAAATG GAGATAAATACAGCGTCCAGTTCAAGTTGCCTGACGTGTATGGAGTGTTCCAGTTCAAGGTGGACTACAACAGGCTAGGCTACACACACCTGTACTCCTCTACTCAG GTGTCGGTGCGTCCTCTGCAGCACACCCAGTATGAGCGCTTCATCCCCTCAGCGTTCCCTTACTACGCCAGCGTCTTCTCCATGATGGGAGGACTCTTTGTCTTCAGCATAGTCTTCCTTCACATGAAAGAAAAGGAAAAGTCAGACTAG